The Humulus lupulus chromosome 3, drHumLupu1.1, whole genome shotgun sequence genome window below encodes:
- the LOC133825574 gene encoding uncharacterized protein LOC133825574, whose translation MAPHSSSSSSSSEDGSNKEERPVVRSTAEPYPPPSPQPHQPPVPPHQPIGFPPVMGYPQPYSNNYPNNNGNGYHNPYNPYTQPPPPQYFTNQTYYGGSGNNGGSSFLKGFFVTLIIIVLLICVSTIITWVILHPQVPVFHVERLAVSNLNLSKTDFSATWDANLTAENPNQKLKLNFHKIKGFVFFKERSLSFSDVDPMFLETKTRGTLKLRLASNQTNEDVIGDWAVDEMRRERDRGFLTLNVRLAVFATFKSGSWWTRHAFMKVFCDNLDVRFVGSEAKGVWTGGNNSPKCEVF comes from the coding sequence ATGGCTCCTCATTCTTCGTCATCGTCATCATCATCGGAAGATGGTTCCAACAAAGAAGAACGACCCGTGGTCCGATCCACCGCCGAGCCCTACCCACCACCGTCTCCACAACCTCACCAGCCACCGGTTCCACCCCATCAACCAATAGGGTTCCCTCCCGTTATGGGCTATCCCCAACCCTATTCAAACAACTACCCTAATAACAACGGTAACGGTTACCACAACCCATATAATCCCTACACTCAACCCCCACCGCCCCAGTATTTCACAAACCAAACCTACTACGGCGGCTCCGGCAACAACGGCGGCTCCTCCTTCCTCAAGGGCTTTTTCGTCACGTTGATAATTATAGTACTCCTGATCTGCGTGTCCACCATCATAACATGGGTCATCCTACATCCACAAGTCCCCGTCTTCCACGTGGAGAGGCTGGCCGTGAGCAACCTTAACCTATCGAAGACTGATTTCTCCGCCACTTGGGACGCCAACTTGACGGCGGAGAATCCCAACCAAAAGCTCAAACTCAACTTCCATAAAATCAAGGGTTTTGTCTTCTTCAAGGAGCGATCGTTGTCGTTCTCGGATGTTGACCCGATGTTCTTGGAGACGAAGACACGTGGCACCTTGAAGTTGAGGCTGGCGAGCAACCAGACGAATGAAGATGTGATCGGAGACTGGGCGGTGGACGAGATGCGCCGGGAACGAGACCGCGGCTTTCTGACTTTGAATGTGAGACTGGCCGTGTTTGCGACATTCAAGTCCGGTTCTTGGTGGACCAGGCATGCGTTTATGAAGGTTTTTTGTGACAATTTGGACGTTCGATTCGTGGGTTCTGAAGCTAAGGGAGTTTGGACTGGTGGTAATAATTCTCCAAAATGTGAGGTTTTTTAA